TGCGCAAGCTACCACCACGCCTCTACTCGATCGCATCCAGCCCCAAGGCACACCCGGGCGAAGTGCACCTGACTGTCGGCGTGGTTCGCTACGATGCTCACGGCCGCAACCGCAAGGGCGTCTGCTCCACCTACTTGGCGGAACGGATCGCTGAGGGCGAAAAGGCCGACGTCTTCGTCACCCCCAACAAGCACTTCAAGGTGCCCGCCGACAACGACCTGCCGATGATCATGGTCGGCCCCGGCACTGGCATCGCTCCCTTCCGCGCCTTCATCGAAGAGCGCAAGGAACTCGGCGCCAAGGGCGACAACTGGCTCTTCTTCGGCGATCAACACTACTTGACCGACTTCCTGTATCAGACCGAGTGGCAGGACTACCTCGCCGACGGCATTTTGACTAAGCTCGACCTGGCCTTCTCACGCGACCAAAAGGAAAAAGTCTACGTGCAAGACCGCATGCGCGAGAACAGCAAAGAGCTCTACGCTTGGCTGGAAAAAGGCGCTTACTTCTACGTCTGCGGCGATGCCAGCCGCATGGCGACCGACGTCGACGTTGCGCTGCACGACATCCTCCAACAAGAAGGTGGCCTCAGCGAAGACGATGCCAAGGCCTACGTCAAAAAGCTTAAAGACGACAAGCGCTACCTACGCGACGTTTACTAGCACGGGTTTTTCGCCCCGCCTGGCAATGGAGCATGGTTCATTGCCAGGCAGGCCCTAAGATCGAAGGCCATGCGCGAACTTAGTCTCATACAGGAGAGCAAGTTCGCCGAGCGCTCGCCTATCAGAATTGAACGAATCGACGATCCATCCCAACCGATAGAGTTAGACAAATTTATCGCAGAATACTCTGGAAAACAAACGGCTAAAGCCGTCACTCTTACCTTACATAGAATGTGGTAAGAGTGAGCGCTTCAGCGCTTAATGGTAACCTCACTCGGACTACTCGTGATACCACGCTTCAACCAGCGCTTTCACCGCTTCGGGTGACTCCGCGACCTCAAAGCTCAGCGAGGCCGAATTGATGCAGTAACGCAGTCCGGTCGGCTTCGGCCCGTCGGGAAAGACGTGTCCCTGATGCGAGCCACAGACATTGCAGTGCACTTCGACACGCACCATCCCGTAGCTCACATCGCGGGTCTCGCCCAGTGTGCGCTCATCGATCGGACGCACAAAACTCGGCCAGCCCGTGCCGGAGTCAAACTTATCGGTGCTACTGAACAGCGGCGTATCGCAGCCGATGCAACGGTAGAGCCCGGTTTGCTTATTCGAATTGTAAGGATTTTGGAAAGGACGCTCCGTCCCCTGCTCACGCGCGACATGATACTGCAGATCCGTCAGGCGCTCCTTCCACTCTGCCTCCGTGCGTTGCACCGGATACTCACCGCTGGTCAAATCCACATGCGAAGGTAGGCCGCAGGCCGACGCACATTCGTTGACATTCACATCAGTCGTTGCGGGAGGAGTATTATTATCAGGCATAGCAAAAGAAAAGAGTGCACCGGCCAACAAAAGAAGAAGGACCACAGGGCCGACACTGCGGA
The nucleotide sequence above comes from Coraliomargarita algicola. Encoded proteins:
- the msrB gene encoding peptide-methionine (R)-S-oxide reductase MsrB; translation: MNLKFRSVGPVVLLLLLAGALFSFAMPDNNTPPATTDVNVNECASACGLPSHVDLTSGEYPVQRTEAEWKERLTDLQYHVAREQGTERPFQNPYNSNKQTGLYRCIGCDTPLFSSTDKFDSGTGWPSFVRPIDERTLGETRDVSYGMVRVEVHCNVCGSHQGHVFPDGPKPTGLRYCINSASLSFEVAESPEAVKALVEAWYHE